The following are encoded together in the Mammaliicoccus vitulinus genome:
- the fmt gene encoding methionyl-tRNA formyltransferase, protein MSKIVFMGTPDFSTGVLEMLIEEHDVIAVVTQPDRPVGRKKVLTPPPVKEVAIKHDIPVYQPEKLNHSSELEEIINLKPDLIVTAAFGQLLPKSLLDAPKYKAVNVHASLLPRYRGGAPIHYAVMNGEKKTGVTIMYMAEKLDAGNIISQDEIDIKENDTVGDVHDQLAVLGTELLKRTLPTIFNGTNESIPQDESLVSFASNISREDERIDWTKDAQSIHNHIRGLSPWPVAYTTMNDKNLKLWRSEIVENVKGEPGEIVETTKELIIVATGSEDGVALTEIQLAGKKRVKSRDYLSGLQSKIDGTKLI, encoded by the coding sequence ATGAGTAAGATTGTATTTATGGGTACGCCTGATTTTTCTACAGGTGTTTTAGAAATGCTTATCGAAGAGCATGATGTCATTGCTGTTGTTACTCAACCAGATCGTCCTGTAGGCAGAAAGAAAGTCTTGACGCCTCCTCCTGTAAAAGAAGTAGCGATTAAACATGATATCCCAGTTTATCAACCTGAAAAATTAAATCACTCTTCTGAATTAGAAGAAATTATTAATTTGAAACCTGATTTAATTGTAACTGCTGCGTTTGGCCAATTGTTGCCTAAGTCATTACTTGATGCGCCGAAATATAAAGCGGTCAACGTACATGCTTCTTTACTACCTCGATATAGAGGTGGTGCACCGATTCATTATGCAGTGATGAATGGCGAAAAGAAAACAGGTGTCACAATTATGTATATGGCAGAAAAGTTAGATGCCGGTAACATTATTAGTCAAGACGAGATTGATATTAAAGAGAACGATACAGTAGGAGATGTTCATGATCAACTAGCAGTACTTGGTACAGAGTTATTGAAACGAACTTTACCTACTATTTTTAATGGAACAAACGAAAGCATACCTCAAGATGAATCTTTAGTAAGTTTTGCTTCTAATATTTCAAGAGAAGATGAAAGAATTGATTGGACTAAAGATGCACAATCTATTCACAATCATATAAGAGGATTATCTCCATGGCCGGTTGCTTATACAACAATGAATGATAAGAACTTGAAATTGTGGAGAAGCGAAATCGTTGAAAATGTTAAAGGCGAACCTGGAGAAATTGTAGAAACGACAAAAGAATTGATTATTGTTGCGACTGGATCTGAAGATGGCGTTGCTTTAACTGAAATACAATTAGCTGGTAAAAAACGTGTTAAATCACGTGATTATTTAAGCGGATTGCAATCAAAAATTGATGGGACTAAATTAATATGA
- the def gene encoding peptide deformylase, whose translation MAVKPLVTVPNPMLNREVKDVVTFDESLKALISDLEDTMYENDGVGIAAPQIGVDLKVAIVDMEQEGILQLINPTIVSQSEEIEADVEGCLSVPGVFGEVNRSKMIVVSSNDLNGNEVELTAYDDVARIILHEVDHLYGELFTDKMTREISEDELEEMYKDE comes from the coding sequence ATGGCTGTAAAACCACTTGTTACGGTACCAAATCCAATGTTAAATAGAGAAGTTAAAGATGTTGTTACTTTTGATGAATCACTGAAAGCGTTGATTTCTGATTTAGAAGACACAATGTATGAAAATGATGGTGTCGGCATTGCAGCACCTCAAATTGGTGTTGATCTTAAAGTTGCGATTGTTGATATGGAGCAAGAGGGTATTTTGCAGCTTATCAATCCAACGATTGTTTCCCAATCTGAGGAAATTGAAGCGGACGTTGAGGGTTGCTTGAGTGTTCCGGGTGTATTTGGAGAAGTTAATAGAAGTAAGATGATTGTTGTGAGTAGTAACGATTTAAATGGTAATGAAGTTGAACTAACGGCATATGATGACGTTGCTAGAATCATTTTACATGAGGTTGATCATCTATACGGTGAGTTGTTTACTGACAAAATGACGAGAGAAATTAGTGAAGACGAACTAGAGGAGATGTATAAGGATGAGTAA